CACCATGTGCCTTCACCAAGGCAGAAACAGCTGCATCTGTGAGATTCTCACAGCCATTCAAATCAACATTGACCAGCCCGCTCTCGGAACTCTTGATCAATGGAAGGAAGCCATTGTCGGTGACTGCACCAAGGCCGCTCAAATTGACATTCTCCAACTGAGGGCAGATCATGCCCACCATGGCCAAGCTGGCATCTGTGAAACCCGGGCAATCCTTGATGGTCAGGGAGCGAAGCGACTTGCATACTGGAAGCTGTGCAGGTGCAGAGCAGATGTCCTTGATCCCAATGCATTTGACCAAAGAGAGAGCCTTAAACTTCGGGCTGCAGTTGAGGAGGAAAGCAAGAATGCCCATGAGAGTAACCTTGTTGCATTCCTCAATCTGCAGGTTCTCCAGAACCCTTGCTGATTCGGCGAATTCCTTGAGGCAACCATCTGAGACCTTGCTGCACTTCTTGAGGTTAACAAGCTTCAAACTTGGGCTGAACTTGGCAACAGATGCAAGAGCAAGATCCGTGAGTCCCGGGCAGGAGGTGACAGTCATACATCTGAGCTTCTGAAGGCCCATGGCATTGGCCATCACCCAAAATCCCCTCTCACCAACTGCTGGGAGGCGAGCGAGGGTGAGGTCTGTGATTGCCTTCCCATAGTACCCAATCACCGCGAGAGAAGCATCAGTAATGCTCAGACCCTGGAGCCGGACCTTGGCCAATGAAGCGGTTGCGGAGCAGACGAGGCCAGACACACCCTGATCATCAACATGAGCGCAGTTCTTGATGTTCACCGCCTGCAGCTTCGTGCAGCTCCGGCCAATTGCCTTGAGACCCTCGTTGGCAACACCAGAGCACGCCTCGATGGTCAACGACTTCAACTCCGGGCACCCCTGAGCGACGGCAATGAGGGCCTTGTCCGTGACCAGCGGGCAACCAGTGATGTCAAGCCGCTCCAGCGCGTGGCACTCGGCGGCGATCTCGGCGAGCCCGGCGTCCGTCACCTGTGGAACATCCCACAGGGAAAGGGACCGGAGGGCCGGGCagccgcgggcgagcgcggagacGCCGGCGTCAGTGACGCCGCGCGCCGGGTGGCTCCCGCGGACGGAGACGGCGGaaaggcggccggcgacggccgccgccgtgagGCGCGCGTCCGTGGCCTCCTTGCCCTCGAGGGTCCTCTCGCGGGCGTCGCTGTCGTGGTCCATGAGGtcggcctcgtcgtcgtcctcgccgccgaggtACTCCTGGTTGAGGTCCGgcacggcgggggcgggcggggcgagcACGGCCTCGGAGGCGCGGATGCCTGCGAGGAGCGCGAGCCAGCGGCGGGAGACGCAGGCCGAGGCGCAGCGCGCGCGGGCGCCCCGCACGCGGCGGAGGACCTCGAAGAGGCACTCGTCCGGGAGCGCGTCCAGGGACGGCTCCTCCCTCCGCTTCTGCCGCTTGGGCGCGGCCGTCACGGCGGGCTCAGCGGCCGCCGACGCGAACACGCGCTTCCGCGACCGGACGCCGGCGAGAGCGCCATCACCTGATCCAAGAAACGAGGCAGAAATCGGTAAGCACACAAGCCAAGACGAAGCCCAATCCCCACATCTGCAACTACATATCTTCATAAAATCACCCTTCAACCAAAAAGCAAGGACCTTTACCTCTGTATCCCTGGAACGGAGACATGTCGAGCCGCCAAAGGCCAAGAACGCCGCGGAAGAAGCCGGAGCCTGCTCCAAGAACGCCGGCGCAAGAActggaaggaagagaaggaacaGCACCAGTTGATCGGAGGGCGGGTTGGGGGAAGAAACGCCGAACCCTATCGCCTTGCCGCGACAGGGAAAAaatggcggaggaggaggaggaggtgggaggGGGACGGGttggggaaggaggagggaggtgggTGGTGCGATGGGGGAGGAGTGCCCGGTGGCGCTGGCTTTTTATGTGGTGGCGAACCCGGAAGGCAACTTGTCCAAGTTGGGCGCCGTTCGTACCCCCTCTCCCCCTGTCATCTGGATCTGCTCGCCATTCTGCCCGGTTCATTgaatctcttctctctctccccccctctctctcttctctagcTCAGTCCAGTCGGGGGTGGATGTTGAAAATCACGTCTGGCACCCCATTTTTTCATTCAACAGTAGCTTGCCTGCCTTTTAAACTCCGGCTAGCCTTTACTCTTCTCTACTGGCAAAAGTAGTTTTCCCCGTTAGTTAATAGTTAGGAATAAGGATTTCGAGGGTGAGGTTTGGCAATACGAGGCTTAAGAGGAAGAGATTTACTCCatctcagggggtgtttggatagcagtgctaaattttagcacctgtcacatcggatgtttggacactaattaggagtattaaacatagtctaattacaaaactaattgcacaacccctaggctaaatggcgagacgaatctattaagcctaattaatccatcattagcgaatggttactgtagcaccacattgtcaaatcatggactaattaggcttaatagattcgtctcgcgatttagcctaggggttgtgcaattagttttgtaattagactatgtttaatactcctaattagtgtccaaacatccgatgtgacatgtgctaaaatttagcacatgccttccaaacaccccctcaatcAATTGAAACTTTGCTTAGGCCAGGTTTGGTTTTTTTTCTGCACccgtgtttagatactaattagaagtattaaatgtagactatttacaaaacccattacataagtggaggctaaacggcgagacgaatctattaagtctaattactccatgatttgacaatgtgttgctacaataaatatttgctaatgatggattaattaggcttaattaggcttaatagattcgtctcgccatttagcctccacttatgtaatgagttttgtaaatagtctacgtttaatactcctaattagtatctaaacattcggtgtgacacgtgctaaaaataagcaaaagtaaccaaacgggcCCTTACTCTTCTTTGTCCATCGGTCACCGAATTCTACTAAAAATTGAACGGGAAAATAATCGAGGGTTAGAGTTTGGGGATTTGGGATTGGAGGTTACCTGTGGCTTGCGGACCTAGAGAGAGTTCCGAGCGGCTCATCAACTGGTGGTGGAAGAGACAGCagaggagcggaggcggcgagggcgccacCGAAGccaggtggtggaggtggtgggggcATGTGTCACCGAGGGGTTGGGTCGgaggtggtgggcggcggcggagcaatGGACGCGGGGGAGTGGCGTCAGGGGTGTTGGGCTCTCCGCTTGAGACTTGCGAAGAAAAACGAAGACGGTGGtggatgaagaaaaagaaagagataagAAGGAGGGTGCTGATCTGGATCATTAGATGTAGTTCCAACGGCTGTCAACGGTGACCCATAGAAAAATGAAATCTTAGTCGAGGAGATATACCTAAGAGGAAAGATAAAAAGAATGTGACGTTTGGCAATACTGGGCTTGGAGGGTTGACGATACTGCATCCTTTTCGAGCTATagtttattttaattttattgtaatcaaattaatatatttttttatttttaaaaaaaatatattaacattcGAAGAGATACTAGGGGCAAAATCGATACCTCACTAGGGCAAAATCGATACCTCACGTTGGCcagaaaaaaggtaaaaaaaaagagaaaatctgtgaaaagaagaaaagaaatgaaaaacatCCAAACTAAAACAGTGTATCCTCGGTGTCAAATTCTGGAGGACATGCAAATTGGATgtcaaaattaaattttgaaagGCGTATGAATTGAGATCAAATACTGAAAACTAGACATGTTCTTAATAATTAGAGAAAAAACGAAACTAATTTGGAATTTGCAAGGTCGGAGCTTTCCAAATTTCGCGACATCCACATCCACGCCATTACACGAATTCGCAACACCGAGCAATTTTTGGTCTCAAATGGAGCAAGATTCGGTTGGGTTCTGAAATAACTAACCCAAGCCTGATTTGGAATTCGCGAGCTGGAGATTTCATCCCGTTTTAGCCGCGCAGGAGCACATGAGCCACAGGAACGGGACGCGTACCCACCGGAATCGGGGGCCTCGGTTCACGCACCCAGCAACCCAACCAGCCCAGCCGTGTGCGTGTATGTGCAGCGTACTTGGACGACCCCCGTCCCGGGCCCGTGGGGCCCAGGCCCACCACGCGCCCCCACTCACTTTTCCGTCCCTTTCTTTATCATTTCCCCCCCTTCTTGTTCGCTCAACGAAAACAAATCAAAGCCGGAAGTATTAGCATTGGCTAGGTGCATCGCATGTACCCGTGGTTGTCGTGGTATCTCATCAACCActaccagcagcagcagtagtggCGCTTGATCGTGCTTCTTCCCTCCTAATCCAGGGATCATACTTTGTTCATTGCCGGGTCCTACATGGAATTATGATACTAATCCACGCGGTTTGCCACTGGTAGGAGCCACGAACCTTTGGGTTTCTCGACACGGACTTACATGTGGGGCCGGGCAGGGTACGCTTGCCTATGGCCTAAGAGCTGAAGAAATGCTGCAGGCCGGTCGGGCGGTCAGCATGGTGAATATCGAGCTGTGATTTGTTAGGCCGACAAGTTGATCAAGTTTGTCCGCTAGCGAGAGCTTCCGGGTTTGGTACAGTGTACGCGACGGTTCCGCGTGcgatgcatgatgcatgcatgagtaGGTTCTAGCCTGCTCACGCGACGTGGTCAGTGAATTTTAATATATTATATGAAATAGTAGTCCTACTTGCGGTGCCAACTTGCAACTATTTTGAGCAACATAATATGGCTTGCAACTTCCAATAGGAAAAATAAAGTGCAACATCCAATCGGACTACCTTCGCTCCTGAACTTAATTCATTGGGCACTCGAATGTTTCATGAAAACGATACGGCAGTAGGCAAACTGAGAGCAAATATGCTCAATACTAATCGTTAGGTTTCTTGCGGGTTCAAGTTCTTGACTCGCCACATATGTTTGCActtttttggatttttctagGAATTAAATTGACAAGTTTCCGAGGCCTTTAAAAGCAATAAATCTCTCCTTCAAAAAGCTAAATATCCTGATAATTCTTCCAAGTTTTTAAAAGGGGGTTCTAGCTTATCATTCTTGTTTATAATTACAAATTTTAGTTCAGATAATTTTTTTCGCACAACCATTCAACTTACAAACATCCAAATATATGTGAGCATCAGGATTTGATGGCTAGTGGATGCAGCCAGGCACCCAGGGCTCCATCACTGCGCCAAGACACATCTGGTTCCTAacccttttcactgcattctcCCGATAGAGAAATACATGAAAGGGATCGGAAATGCCAATGCAAGACGGCTCCTGAATAAATTCAGAGCACTATTCAGTGGCCCTTGCAGGCCTAGCCTTGTGTAATGCACGTCCAGATCCGTAGTACCAAccgtccaattttttttttggactgAATCAATATGACAAATAACATCAGTGGAGAGATGGATAAAAGAATGTTTCGTGTATATATAACCTTTGAAAGTTGCATGGCATAGACTCATCTTGTTTAATTTTCAACCGGCAAGCTTTGAATTAGCCGACCATGCCAAGCCACACACTTAACCTGACGACAGGAGATTGCCCAAGATCCATTGTACTTGCTCTTTCTTGTTGCTTGGCTCTTTCTTGTTGTTGGACTCTTTCTTGTTGCTTGGCTCTTTCTTGTTGCTTGGCACTAGGTTTGCTTTGAATCGGGATCGAGTAATAGGTCGTCGGAAGCTGCATGCCGTGCATGAGTTTTGACTGTTGGGAGAGTACATcaacgacgacgactccacaccGATCCGATCCATCCGCGTACGTGTCGCAATCCAGGGGAACTTTTTGGGTGCCCTCGGAAGACGCACGTCGTACCCACAGCCACACACCggcgtacgtacgtacgtggaCACACGCGTCACGATGGTGCAATGAACCTGCGCGCGGCTACTGTGTTTTTTTCCCTGTATATTTGTACTTGTGTTCATGCACGCATCTATTCCTCGTGTCCACCTCCGGCGGGGAGATTATTCTACATTTCAAGGTGAACACTGCGATGGACGACAGGGCCAGGTCGTTTTCAGTGCTGGATACGTACGGGACAAAACCATGGGTGAGGTGCTTCACATGCATGGCTCGAGTTTACTCTTCAGCGATGTGAGCCAATGGAAGACGACTAGCTTGTCCGAGAGAGAGGACGACGGACACTACCGGCAAAAGCGTCTTTATATAGTATTACCATACGATAATGGAATCAAATACGTAGTATTTACAGAAAAGAGTCGTCCAAACCCGTACCGGATGTGCAACTGGTATTGCTaagccggtactaaaggggtcctttaATACCGTTTGGGAGACCAATcgtactaaattcttttttcttttctgtttcttttctcattttcttttctgtttctttattctatattagtatttcatatttgtttcctttatgtTCTAATatgcaatatatataaagttgtatttgatctataatattacatttgagataatattatacatacatatatgaataatattacattgcatcaactctccaagttcaacattttggattaactattctgaacccgagtcctgacggtggtgtagatttgatccatcactatggaactctcccgctagatttactacctcgtccagaagaaatccactgagttgttcttgaattgccctgattttttccatctcgatgagttcttccttcatgtgcataatctatgtcattagcaaaggttattatattagatcaatggatctgcacaattagaactaatttattgttaagaaatttgtatacgtactctgaatCCGTGGCcggttatacgcttgggacctacaaagccatggatgaactcacatgcGTAGTATCAGCATAAATTAGTCCCCGgattctgtctcaaacactatatatatggcaaaagaagttatgaaaaatttgttgtgttcaaggaagtgacacaagatgtgcaaattcaatacatacctggaattcagagtggatatgaagttgctccttgaattcacctgagtgatgttgatggaagcaagcccatgctctgttaagcatgtctatgaggTTGGTGTATTAATTTCTTGGTCTCTTCAGAGAGCCAGGATATAGaccatgcttcgatcaaccatGATAACAAAGAGTATCTAAtggaagctgtacatatatggatagtgaaaagctatttagtcttatttttaactgctagttcgaaaaataaaagagatgggaaacacgctcacttaaAGTTGTACggcagaagtatgtacttcttgtaatgttgcttgtccaagaaattatatatattcttcaaggtccgatttggtttatctcttataGTTGCCTCGTTTATAACATTCAGGTCCATGAAGCTGACGTCATACAATCCTTTCCTCCGGCaagcttgaatctccatcctgcatgatacaaaatagaataggagataagacatcgcacaatgactagagtggggattttgaagttagagcaaataaacacttacagaacccaagaaCTGATTagtgatttgtcaagtgcgtcttgattgtaaaggaaataaagttacttgagcggcacatttataatggcatcaccaTGGAAATAATgctgatctccaatccgaacttctagcatgagtaaactagtggctgaagcctccatataccattggtgcaatttgtacatcttcgttagaagatggtccaccaactgcgaccacacaagctctttccctaactTAAATTTTCATTTACTAGCCCCAGTGttctttgggatgtgatcctcccctcgaagttgagctgcggtgagatttgtatctttgacgAATAGAAgtaggttcttatcaaactccgaaagcacTTGGAGCGGGgtaatcgattggttggattgggttccgagctgtggaatacttgacctacttttcctcttcttctgaaaagcctttgttattgtGCGGTCGTAGTCAGATAGTGGTGGTTTCTCaggctttttcttttcctccaaCTTCATGCCTGTAATGAAAGCCCAAAGTTTAACCTTGttaagtggtggatctttcttcacagGAACTTTTGGTGAGAAGTGAGTTTTAACCTTGGCATCCATTGTCGCGAGGAGCTCCTTATTAGTCTGCTCGTAAGCtttcttgggctctggttgcttctctttcggcttcttctgcttcttctttgtaggcGGAACTGAGGGCGTCTTTTGCCATGTATccttgctcataacagggggaggtggactcatgctaggatccctatcagctggtggactcatgctaggatccctgtcagttagtagactcatgctaggatccctgtcagctagtggagagggtgccctggcagatggtGTAGGTGATCTTACCCTTGAGccctgaggagatgatcccaaggtcgggggattCGGTTGCGGAATCCTTATGTAGcacttgggccatagaatccaaccatggatggtttctcctagattcttttccccgtcacctccaggTACCTCTAGTTTGATCTAATCCCAACCATCggccactcggtccaccccCAACTTTGGTGTAAccgcgagctggaatctccacaccatgaattgtttggccttgtgtcgattgttcagccacaccataagccaccatgaTGAGTTTGTTTTTCACAGGAGCTTACAAGGGGTCCTCCCAGTGATGTCGTGCAtggggtggcgttggttgtcctcaaccatgtcagaagatcctccagctggggcttTCGTGGAAATGACACTGCTTCGATGCTAAGAGGGGCTTACGTCGACAttagcccctgatgatgcagctgcttgttcactagcttgtttgctaagagctagagccacacgcaggtcgattgcttcctccattcttgcctctgtcaaagctacgtGTTTTTGCAACTCTCGTAGCTGTTGTgcgtgttcggccttacttctttggtgaCTTCTGTAGGAAgcaatgtgctcacgaaaggcaaatTTTCATGGAACATCCAGagtgttctggattacctagtgccatagtcagctcgtccttctcttGATCCGGCACAAAAGATCCTTCGGCTgtagcctttattaactcaacaagcctcctagccgcttctcttaattaTTGGCTGAACATAAAggatccatcttcgggattgagcgtgccaccatgagcataataccaatgctttgctcgctccggccattcgagagtcgccggtactattcccttagcaattatgtcatcttccatcctgtGCCATTTGATGATCCCCTTCTTATAACTTCCTAGCCTAagacgatgaaagtatttcttctgatGAGCATTGTCGATGGTTGTTTTAGTTACCTTAGCTCTCTTTTgcgactgcttgaactgcacaaatgaatcccaatgatctcttaactttgggtgcttcgtgaaatctggtgtaagacccttctttatgtagtctttgttcagactcttcttgtacgtctgaaaagcaattgGACCCTTCTGAAAGCctcaatctttcactttttcttcatctacaccttcgaacATGAAGTTTTCTTTAATTtgctcccatatcatttccttctttcGCTCAGGAACCACGGTTATGGGGATCGTGCTCGTGGGGACCATGCTCTTATCGATTTAAGGgtttttccaattctgaaagcttattgggatgttatccctaacaagaaacccaatttgatttACCAATTTGGTATTAGCATTGTCAGGAGCAGTTGGTTCACCCTCTTCATCAGGTTCCATGATGATCATAGGGCCATCTAACTTCTTCTTCATACCTCATTTCCGTTTAGGCCTGCTCAATCTAGATGGctaaaaaatgaaagaactattaattcctaataatcttgataagtagagagttcaaatcatgtttacatataataattgctatacctcgccttgttgcccatcattgcctccctcgacaattggttgctcctcattgccatccccaaacatgttgaggtagatgtcagtctggctGTGATCGACGTCTTCGTTTGGCGTATTGTTCGtgcgaccttgagcaatcaagtccGTTAGGAATTTCTTGTCCAATTGGGCCTGCTCGTcctctgatcgtgccattgtaactaatataatataaaaaagaattattctaagaaatagtaggatttattctaagaatgactataacttatacaattttgttacaataaatgactacaacaatatttactgtgaattgctagtaaatgacaacaaaaaaaagaatgactaaataattatacaatttgttacaataaatgacaataaaaaagaatacttatacaatttgttacaataaatgataataaaaaataatgactaataattatacaatttgttataaTAAATGACTAATCAATGTACTACAAGTTTTCTATAacttctagctaattcaacaattttatgcacatttctataatttattgaaCTATACTATAGTTAGTAGCAATaaaggaattattctaagtaGTAGCAATTTACAATTTCTAAGTAGCAATAAAAGAATTGCTCTATGTAGCAATAAAAGAAATTATTCTAAGTAGCaataaaagaattattctaagtagcattaaaagaattattctaagtagCATTAAAAGAACTATTCTAAGTTGTAGGCGGTTTACAATTTCTAGTATTCCACTAATAAAACAATGCATGGCAATGTACATTAATTTTCTAGCACTATTTataaattttctaattttcaCAACACAATTTCTATATTCACCAACACTACttataattttttctatttttcctaaCATCATTTCTACCCTTTTACAAGCAATATTTTAAATAGAATAACATTTATCGTAAATCctacaaataaataaattaaaaaatataacgTCAACGCGGCCGTGGGGTTACGCAGAGATGGCGCCCGCGGCCATGtgcgaggggcggcgggcggtggaggagggggtggtAGCCGATAGGGGAGGGCGCACGACGTGGGTGGAGGAGGGGCAGCGTTGATGGAGGGCCGGCTcttgggggggtgggggggggcgAAGAAAGCGGCGGCCGCCGGTTGGAGGGGGCGCGCCGCGCTGGTGGAGGAGGGACGCGCGGCGTCAGGGTCGTCGGTGCTGGCGTTGGGAGCGCGGGGCATCGGAGAAGGAGGCGGAGGCTCGATGGGGTGGGGACGTGTCGACGTACATTGCGGCGCCTGGCGCTGGCAGCGAGCGGGCCGGGCCGGGAGTCGTGGGGCGCACAGGGGAGGGGCACGCGATGACGGGGATAATGGTGGCGTGGAGGTCGGGGCGGCAGAGGTGGACGATCCGGTCGGGGGAGGGGATGGCGGCGGATGTGTGTCGTACATCAGGGAGGGGCGTCGCGTGGACGACAGCGCATGGGACAACAGTGCAGGGACGACGATGTGGCACGGGGAcaacggcgtggcggcgtgtgGACGACGGCGGGGATGACGAGGGTGACGAGGAGTGGCTAAGTATTCTGGGGGAATGAGAGGGAGGAAGACGATGGAGTTTACCCCCCTAGTACCGGGTGTAGCcttcacccgatactaaaggggcaCCTTTAGTACAGGGCTtagctcccacccggtactaaaggggtacccaGGGCGCGAAACGAAATCgccccctctttagtaccgggtgttgttatcacccggtactaaagagggtttTACCCTCCTTTTTTAGTTCCCTTCAAGACAATGTTTATTTCCTTTATTTAAAAttgctattatatttatttaacgttcataaaattgcaaaaaaagtttgttagcttgatgttgattagatctacaatataaaaatattagaagtACTTAAATATCAAATATAGTGAAATTAGTAATTTTAGCTTAGTAATAGGTCATAAATGGTTATAATACTTTTGTTAActtaaaaattggaaaaaataaatattttgaccatgcaaaaaattagaaaaatagtacctgtagtgttattaacatgtttagcATGACTATAACATGTACTTGTATAATTgtatctaattttttttaatatttaatggtgctaaaaaaaatgaaatatttaatattttaaccatgcaaatttagttcttgtttaatagggtgagatttttacaaatagtattgttaataaacccatAGAATACATTATATATCATTACACTGCattattatattaatttatcACTTGACTACAAAATACAgtataatggttctaatacattacacatcatcatttaatggaacgttaataaccttcctcttgacgaaTGTCCCTTTGTTGTGATCGCGGCGTAAATATGGATTgccctctttggctaacaggatggtTGGGTTAACCTCGACTgagaatggaggaagatcatcgaactgatcataattttctgaaatgtcaattttgttctcaactccaacgatttttcttttccctggaagaactacgtggtgctttggctggtcatctgacttattagcacccttctatTTTAGTTTgtttgacatgtccttcacatagaaaacttgagtcacatcattagctaggatgaatggttcgtctctgtatccaatcttgttaaggtccactattgtcgtcccatagttgtctgtcgttacgcctcctccagtaagtttcacccattagcattgaaacagagggattttcaaaggtccatagtcaagttcccatatctcctcaatgacaccatagtatctggctttttttccattgttgtctattgcatctatacagacaccactattttagtttgtgctcttttggtcttgggctgtcatataaaatgtgtacccatttatttcgtatccttggaatatcgatactgagatagatggacccctagccaaccatgcttgTTGCTattcaatcatgtcatcacccaTTAG
Above is a genomic segment from Setaria viridis chromosome 4, Setaria_viridis_v4.0, whole genome shotgun sequence containing:
- the LOC117852716 gene encoding EIN3-binding F-box protein 1, which translates into the protein MSPFQGYRGDGALAGVRSRKRVFASAAAEPAVTAAPKRQKRREEPSLDALPDECLFEVLRRVRGARARCASACVSRRWLALLAGIRASEAVLAPPAPAVPDLNQEYLGGEDDDEADLMDHDSDARERTLEGKEATDARLTAAAVAGRLSAVSVRGSHPARGVTDAGVSALARGCPALRSLSLWDVPQVTDAGLAEIAAECHALERLDITGCPLVTDKALIAVAQGCPELKSLTIEACSGVANEGLKAIGRSCTKLQAVNIKNCAHVDDQGVSGLVCSATASLAKVRLQGLSITDASLAVIGYYGKAITDLTLARLPAVGERGFWVMANAMGLQKLRCMTVTSCPGLTDLALASVAKFSPSLKLVNLKKCSKVSDGCLKEFAESARVLENLQIEECNKVTLMGILAFLLNCSPKFKALSLVKCIGIKDICSAPAQLPVCKSLRSLTIKDCPGFTDASLAMVGMICPQLENVNLSGLGAVTDNGFLPLIKSSESGLVNVDLNGCENLTDAAVSALVKAHGASLAHLSLEGCSRITDASLFAISESCSQLAELDLSNCMVSDYGVAVLAAAKQLKLRILSLSGCMKVTQKSVPFLGSMSSSLEGLNLQFNFIGNHNIASLEKQLWRCDILA